From the genome of Gavia stellata isolate bGavSte3 chromosome 3, bGavSte3.hap2, whole genome shotgun sequence, one region includes:
- the TP53INP1 gene encoding tumor protein p53-inducible nuclear protein 1 isoform X3: MFQRLNNMLMGEINSLSSQEPEFSEKEDDEWILVDFIADTCTNCSAEEADITEASAVDGSPVFSCLPSPLEHLPEASESCFIQFESCPMEESWFITPPPCFTAGGLTTIKVETSPMENLLIEHPSMSVYAVHNTCHSLNETGCGDEEFHSPGSPRAKKSCLRHTGTTGGPK; the protein is encoded by the exons ATGTTCCAGAGGTTAAATAACATGCTCATGGGAGAGATTAATAGCTTGTCCAGCCAGGAGCCAGAGTTCAGTGAGAAAGAAGACGATGAGTGGATTCTGGTTGACTTTATAG CAGACACTTGCACTaactgctctgcagaggaagCAGACATCACTGAAGCATCGGCCGTGGATGGCTCGCCTGTCTTCTCTTGTTTACCGTCTCCCTTGGAACACTTGCCGGAGGCCAGCGAGTCTTGCTTCATCCAGTTTGAGTCATGTCCCATGGAGGAGAGCTGGTTTATCACCCCTCCCCCATGTTTTACTGCAGGTGGATTAACCACTATCAAAGTGGAAACCAGTCCCATGGAGAACCTCCTAATAGAGCATCCCAGCATGTCGGTGTATGCTGTCCACAATACCTGTCACAGCCTTAATGAGACTGGATGTGGAGATGAGGAGTTTCACAGCCCCGGTAGTCCCAG
- the TP53INP1 gene encoding tumor protein p53-inducible nuclear protein 1 isoform X4, giving the protein MFQRLNNMLMGEINSLSSQEPEFSEKEDDEWILVDFIDTCTNCSAEEADITEASAVDGSPVFSCLPSPLEHLPEASESCFIQFESCPMEESWFITPPPCFTAGGLTTIKVETSPMENLLIEHPSMSVYAVHNTCHSLNETGCGDEEFHSPGSPRAKKSCLRHTGTTGGPK; this is encoded by the exons ATGTTCCAGAGGTTAAATAACATGCTCATGGGAGAGATTAATAGCTTGTCCAGCCAGGAGCCAGAGTTCAGTGAGAAAGAAGACGATGAGTGGATTCTGGTTGACTTTATAG ACACTTGCACTaactgctctgcagaggaagCAGACATCACTGAAGCATCGGCCGTGGATGGCTCGCCTGTCTTCTCTTGTTTACCGTCTCCCTTGGAACACTTGCCGGAGGCCAGCGAGTCTTGCTTCATCCAGTTTGAGTCATGTCCCATGGAGGAGAGCTGGTTTATCACCCCTCCCCCATGTTTTACTGCAGGTGGATTAACCACTATCAAAGTGGAAACCAGTCCCATGGAGAACCTCCTAATAGAGCATCCCAGCATGTCGGTGTATGCTGTCCACAATACCTGTCACAGCCTTAATGAGACTGGATGTGGAGATGAGGAGTTTCACAGCCCCGGTAGTCCCAG